A window from Sphingopyxis alaskensis RB2256 encodes these proteins:
- the rpsM gene encoding 30S ribosomal protein S13, with product MARIAGVNLPTNKRVIIALTYIHGIGRKTAVDIADKLGIDHGRRVQDLSDAEVLQIRETIDADHTVEGDLRRNTAMNIKRLMDLACYRGLRHRKGLPVRGQRTHTNARTRKGKAKPIAGKKK from the coding sequence ATGGCACGTATCGCGGGCGTCAACCTGCCCACCAACAAACGCGTGATCATCGCGCTCACCTATATCCACGGCATCGGCCGCAAGACCGCCGTTGACATCGCCGACAAGCTGGGCATCGACCACGGTCGCCGCGTGCAGGACCTGTCGGACGCCGAAGTCCTGCAGATCCGCGAAACGATCGACGCCGACCACACGGTCGAGGGCGACCTTCGCCGCAACACGGCGATGAACATCAAGCGCCTGATGGACCTCGCCTGCTATCGCGGCCTGCGCCATCGCAAGGGCCTCCCCGTTCGCGGCCAGCGCACGCACACCAATGCGCGCACCCGCAAGGGCAAGGCCAAGCCGATCGCCGGCAAGAAGAAGTAA
- a CDS encoding inositol monophosphatase family protein, producing the protein MPGRNLEAVIAATREVGDMAMARWRGEGKAVDVWHKSHDNPVSDVDLAVDARLKAVLGAMVPEAGWLSEETADNEDRLACRAMWCVDPIDGTRDFIRGRPGWCVSVALIVDGQPELGVLYAPALDELWVAQSGKGATLNGETLRASRRMIFDGARVPADSLPRIDRDLIMVTKPNSIALRMALVADDRADLVATLRWGFEWDVAAAALIATEAGAAVSDAFGKPLVFNTPRAQAFGVIACAPGIHRAVVARLHDRAVALTAEG; encoded by the coding sequence GTGCCCGGCCGCAACCTCGAAGCGGTGATCGCCGCGACGCGCGAGGTCGGCGACATGGCGATGGCGCGCTGGCGCGGCGAAGGCAAGGCGGTCGATGTCTGGCACAAGTCGCACGACAATCCGGTCAGTGACGTCGACCTCGCGGTCGATGCCCGGCTGAAGGCCGTGCTCGGCGCGATGGTGCCCGAGGCCGGCTGGTTGTCCGAAGAAACCGCCGACAATGAGGATCGCCTCGCATGCCGCGCCATGTGGTGCGTCGATCCGATCGACGGCACGCGCGATTTCATCCGCGGCCGCCCCGGCTGGTGCGTTTCGGTCGCGCTGATCGTCGACGGCCAGCCCGAACTGGGCGTGCTCTATGCCCCCGCGCTCGACGAATTATGGGTCGCGCAAAGCGGCAAGGGCGCGACACTGAACGGCGAAACGCTGCGCGCCAGCCGCCGCATGATCTTCGACGGCGCGCGCGTGCCCGCCGACAGCCTGCCGCGGATCGACCGCGACCTCATCATGGTGACGAAGCCGAACAGCATCGCGCTGCGCATGGCGCTCGTCGCCGACGACCGCGCCGACCTGGTCGCGACGCTGCGCTGGGGCTTTGAATGGGACGTCGCCGCCGCCGCCCTGATCGCGACCGAGGCAGGCGCGGCGGTGAGCGACGCCTTTGGAAAACCCCTCGTCTTCAACACCCCACGCGCACAGGCGTTCGGCGTCATCGCCTGCGCGCCCGGCATCCACCGCGCCGTCGTCGCGCGCCTGCACGACCGCGCGGTCGCGCTGACAGCCGAAGGCTGA
- a CDS encoding TldD/PmbA family protein produces MLSVSQALDRAQMLCDAATKAGADAADALYYCNAATSVTMRLGALEDVERSEGQDISLRVFVGQRSASVSTADMDAGELARLVERCVAMAREAPEDPYAGLAPADLLFRGAVPDLDLDDGSEADPAALREAALAVEDAARAVAGVTNSEGGSASHSRTRFALATSHGFAGGYGSSGHSLSASVIAGEGAAMQRDYAWHSAHHLTDLESAADIGARAGARAVARLEPGKAPNGKLPVFFDPRVSGGIVGHLLAAIAGPAIARGTSFLIGKEKDMLFDSSIIIRDEPRRPRGLRSRPFDGEGLPTAARDIVADGRITGWLLDSASARQLGLTPTGHASRGGGASGVAASNLHLAAGAQSPAELMAGVAEGIYVTELIGHGVNPVTGDYSRGASGFMIRGGAIAEPIAEFTVAGNLVDMFAALIPADDLIFRHATNAPTLRIDGMTVASS; encoded by the coding sequence ATGCTCTCCGTTTCCCAAGCCCTCGACCGCGCGCAGATGCTGTGCGACGCCGCAACCAAGGCGGGCGCCGACGCCGCCGACGCGCTTTATTATTGCAACGCCGCAACATCGGTGACGATGCGCCTGGGCGCGCTCGAAGATGTCGAGCGATCCGAGGGGCAGGATATTTCGCTGCGCGTCTTTGTCGGGCAGCGCAGCGCCAGCGTCTCGACCGCCGACATGGATGCGGGCGAGCTGGCCAGGCTCGTCGAACGCTGCGTTGCAATGGCGCGCGAAGCACCCGAAGACCCCTATGCAGGCCTCGCGCCCGCCGACCTGCTGTTCAGGGGCGCGGTGCCCGACCTCGACCTCGACGACGGCAGCGAGGCCGATCCTGCGGCGCTGCGCGAAGCCGCGCTGGCGGTCGAAGACGCCGCGCGTGCGGTCGCGGGCGTGACCAACAGCGAAGGCGGCAGCGCGAGCCACAGCCGCACGCGCTTCGCCCTCGCGACGAGCCACGGCTTTGCGGGCGGCTATGGATCGAGCGGCCACAGCCTGTCGGCGAGCGTGATCGCGGGCGAAGGCGCCGCGATGCAGCGCGACTATGCCTGGCACAGCGCGCACCACCTGACCGACCTCGAAAGCGCCGCCGACATCGGCGCGCGCGCGGGGGCCCGCGCCGTCGCGCGGCTGGAACCGGGCAAGGCGCCGAACGGCAAGCTGCCGGTCTTTTTCGACCCGCGCGTCAGCGGCGGGATCGTCGGCCATCTGCTCGCCGCGATCGCCGGCCCCGCAATCGCCCGCGGGACGAGCTTCCTGATCGGCAAGGAAAAGGACATGCTGTTCGACAGCAGCATTATCATCCGCGACGAACCGCGCCGGCCACGCGGCCTGCGCAGCCGCCCCTTCGACGGCGAAGGCCTGCCGACCGCGGCGCGCGACATCGTGGCGGACGGCAGGATCACCGGCTGGCTGCTCGACAGCGCATCGGCACGCCAGCTCGGCCTGACGCCGACGGGCCATGCGAGCCGCGGCGGTGGCGCGTCGGGGGTCGCGGCGAGCAATCTTCATCTGGCGGCCGGGGCGCAAAGCCCCGCCGAACTGATGGCGGGCGTCGCCGAGGGCATCTATGTCACCGAACTGATCGGGCATGGCGTCAATCCGGTGACGGGTGACTATAGCCGCGGTGCGTCGGGCTTCATGATCCGCGGCGGCGCGATTGCCGAACCGATCGCCGAGTTCACCGTCGCGGGCAATCTGGTCGACATGTTTGCGGCGCTGATCCCCGCCGACGACCTTATATTCCGCCATGCCACCAACGCCCCGACGCTGCGCATCGACGGCATGACCGTCGCGTCGAGCTGA
- a CDS encoding demethoxyubiquinone hydroxylase family protein, translating to MTDKRTASMIRVDQAGEFGATRIYAGQLAVMGDRHPMAREIAHMAEQEERHRTFFDAMIARRGVRPTALQPFWNVAGFALGAATAAMGPRAAMACTAAVETEIDRHYRQQLDELGDSDPELSAAVADFRAEELEHRDAALKAGAERAPGYPLLSLAIRAGCRAAIALSKRI from the coding sequence ATGACCGATAAGCGCACCGCATCGATGATCCGCGTCGACCAGGCGGGCGAATTTGGCGCGACGCGCATCTATGCCGGCCAGCTCGCCGTGATGGGCGACCGGCATCCGATGGCGCGCGAAATCGCCCATATGGCCGAACAGGAAGAGCGCCACCGCACATTTTTCGACGCAATGATCGCGCGGCGCGGCGTGCGCCCGACCGCGCTCCAGCCCTTCTGGAACGTTGCGGGCTTTGCGCTGGGGGCGGCCACTGCCGCGATGGGACCGCGCGCCGCCATGGCCTGTACCGCCGCGGTCGAGACCGAGATCGACCGCCATTACCGGCAACAACTCGACGAACTGGGCGACAGCGATCCCGAGCTCAGCGCGGCGGTCGCGGATTTCCGCGCCGAGGAGCTGGAGCATAGGGACGCCGCGCTCAAGGCCGGGGCGGAGCGCGCGCCCGGCTATCCGCTGCTCAGCCTCGCGATCCGCGCCGGGTGCCGCGCGGCGATCGCGCTGTCGAAGCGTATTTAG